Genomic window (Ostrea edulis chromosome 9, xbOstEdul1.1, whole genome shotgun sequence):
aaaattgtaGACGtctagaaaatatatatgcagaAGATACATCTCGGGATGTTTCACATCAATCTATTGATGTTATTGAGCAAAGGTAACATGATGATCTTTTAAATTCTAGGAAACTCAAACTTACGATGAATTTAGAGAAAACACTATGTATGTTGATTTGCACTGCACAAAAACTCTCAAAgtgtagaaaaatgtgtatcaaagtagcagatattgttttagatactgttaaaacGGCCAAACTTCTTGGTGTACAAATAGATGAATGTCTAATCTGGTCTGTACACATTGATTCTTTATGCAAgaaactttcacagaaaataggcattttacgtcgtctgcaaacttttatgtcaaatgcagcattattgaaaaatttataacactgttatgtttcctcattttaattattgttgcagtttggtgctcagccaaaaacagggtttttattgacagactttttaaattacagaaaaGGGCAGCCAGAATTATATTGAAGGTGAAAGTAACTCAGACTTCTATAGCTGATAttttagtgttcttaaatggatgcctgtttatgattattttgtatatagaaaactagtgcttgcttttaaggttcttaataacaacaccagaatatatgaacgtttttagttttgtctgccaagttagttccagaacaacaagaagtagcgatagtggcattttatatttaccaaaagttcgaactgaatattataaacggtgttttaaggtatcctccacaattttatggaatcagttgcccgagtctgtcagaagctgtggttctattacatcttttaaatcagatatttgcagcattattactcaaataagtgatatatagatatgatgtatatgtttatttttttatgcccccgagatcgaagatcgggggcatattgtttttgccctgtctgtcattctgtaattctgtctgaaactttaaccttgctaataacttttgaacggtaagtgatagagctatgatatttcacatgagtattccttgtgacaagacctctccgtgggtaccaacatttttgaccccatgaccttgacctactttttgaaaactttaaccttgctaataacttttgaacaataagtgatagagctttgatatttcacatgagtattccttgtgacaagacctttccgtgggtaccaacatttttgaccccttgaccttggagtttgacctactttttgaaaactttatccttgctaataacttttgaacaataagtgataaagctttgatatttcacatgagtattccttttgacaagacctttccgtggttaccaacatttttgaccccttgaccttggagtttgacctactttttgataactttaaccttgctgataacttttgaacaataagtgatagagctttgatatttcacatgagtattccttgtgacaagacctttccgtgggtaccaacgtttttgactccttgaccttggagtttgacctactttttgaaaactttaaccttgctaataacttttgaacaataagtgatatagctttgatatttcacatgagcattccttgtgacatgacctttccgtgggtaccaacattttttaccccttgaccttggagtttgacctactttttgataactttaaccttgctgataacctttgaacaataagtgatagagctttgatatttcacatgagtattccttgtgacaagaccttttcgtgggtattgaaccttttgaccttgacatttgacctacttttaatttttttttacattggtcataacttctaaatggtaaatattagagctttcatattgtacataagcatttcttttgacaagatctttctactggtaccaagatatttgcccttgtgaccttggccatcttcggaattcgccattattgggggcatttgtgtttcacaaacacatcttgttccccagtgatatcgtgtgtatattttatgtatatattttatattatgttatctatttttctattctctcatttatctgtctgtgaatatgttttatacaggatcacaatgtaaactagtcatttgtactaattgtgctatccaaataaaagaatttattattattataaaaagATTACTGGAGCAGAATAAAACGTTTAAGCACCAGCAAGAATTTCATTTCAACTtttaattattgaaaataaatttcacaggatgatgatgatgatgacgatgGGGATAATGATGAAATTCCATTGCATCACTTCCATGGGCCGACAATAAACTCTTTCAAATCCATGTTTGTTACTGACTCTTGAGTTCTGGTCTTCTTGAATGGTTGATTTCTGAATTTAAATGATGCAGTGGTATTTCGATTTCCCAACGTTTCTTCCGAATTCACGCCGAATGTTGCAAGCTTATCACTTATGATACTTATTCCCGAATCTGACGAAAAGCTGTTTTTAGTATCcgattttgaaaaatctttgttggaatcttttttgATATTCTTCTGATTTTTTTCTGTCCCTTTCCTGCTCTTCCTCCAGTCCATATATTTCGCAACAACGTTGTTTCTTGGAggttttgattcaaaattattGCCCTGAATATCGAAATCGTCGGTTTGAATTGCAATTTCTGATGTGGAAACATGTTTTGTGAGATAGAAGGGTGCACTCGGATTGTTTGCGGCATGTGAAGAGATTCCTTTTGATTCTACAGCGGTATGGTCAATTTCTTCTATAACAAGCGGCGCCTCGGCAGACAGTTTGTGTCTCGTTGATCGTGAATCGGACAAATGTGTGAGAGTCGAGTCTTCTAATATCCCTGAATCCGATCGCATCTCTGAATCAGATTCGTTGTGCACCACAGCGCTTGATGTGCTACGTTTTTGTATTCTCGATTTCACAGAATTATCCCTTTTATACAGCATTCCCGGCGTAGACATCGCCGATCGTAAATCAGTGTCGTAATCGACATACCTCACTGCGCCTTCTGGTCCCGGAGAACTATGGTTCGAATGTAAATTACGACAACCGCTATTCGTCTCCAGGCGTGACTCCTCATCCGGAGGATCTTGTGTTGAGTCTTCCAGATTCTCATTGCAGTCTTCGTTTTCCTCCGTTTCTCGCCCACGAATCTTGTCTGCTATTTCTTGAAAAGGTTTATTTTCCTTGAGGTATCTTCTGCATTTGTAGCAGCAGTATATGCACGCACAACCACCGTACACTATCACCAGAACAGGAATCACGACGAACATCGCTAAGTTGTTGGACTCAGTAAACAGGTCATCCTCTGAAGACGAGGAACTACTAGAATTAGTATTCCGGCGAAGTCGACTCAGAATGCCGTATCCGTTATCCATATTTTGTCCTGTGTATTTCACTGGACTATTAGTGTCCTGCGTTGACAGTTAATTTATTCTGCATTTTCAACTTTGAAAACACCTGCgaaaaaagattgcaaattcaattcaaagCCACTcgagtacatgtatgtaatacaattgaatatttaaaacattccaACGTGATTTTGTTAATCGTTCagagaaaaaaaccccataATACTCTAAAGTGTACTTTATGCcgaataaatatcactttgaCATCACAATTCCAATCCGATCAATGCTATGGAAGAAGGGAGATGTCACGGTTATTCCCTGACTGTTATACCTTGTTGACAGACAATAACGGACACTTCTAGGAAATTGAATATCACATTGATGTCATTTGAAACCACAttaaaattaaatgtacatgaaCGTTAAACGGTggattttgttgtttgtttcgttttagctcacctaagccaaggactcaaatgagcttttctaatcaaaatttgtccgttgtctgttgtCGTAAACATTTCACATTTCCATCTTCCTCTCCGGAATCACTAGACCAATTCCAACTAAGcttggcacaaaacacccttgggtgaaggggattgaGATAAAAActgggtggggtcattaaaaaatcttttcaagaaccaatggccagaaaagctgaaatttacgcgaaagcttccttacatagtagagattcaagtttgttcaaattgtgacCCCTGAAGGTTGGGTggagccataataggggatcaaagttttacatgcaaatatatagcgAGACTCTTTAAAAAACATtctactcaagaaccactaggccataAGAGTGGAAATTTACCCAAAAGCTTCTTGATATACAGTAGGTTCAAGTTtcttcagatcatggcccctgggggtaagatggggccacaatagaggatgaaagttttacatgctgatatatggGAATAAATTTTTCCaaaaccacttggccaattttgatcaaacttggatcaaatcatccttgggtaacggaaatccaagtttgttcaaatgaagggccaatcttccttcaaaggagagataataacaaaaaagcaaaaatagggtgatgtca
Coding sequences:
- the LOC125658709 gene encoding uncharacterized protein LOC125658709, translating into MDNGYGILSRLRRNTNSSSSSSSEDDLFTESNNLAMFVVIPVLVIVYGGCACIYCCYKCRRYLKENKPFQEIADKIRGRETEENEDCNENLEDSTQDPPDEESRLETNSGCRNLHSNHSSPGPEGAVRYVDYDTDLRSAMSTPGMLYKRDNSVKSRIQKRSTSSAVVHNESDSEMRSDSGILEDSTLTHLSDSRSTRHKLSAEAPLVIEEIDHTAVESKGISSHAANNPSAPFYLTKHVSTSEIAIQTDDFDIQGNNFESKPPRNNVVAKYMDWRKSRKGTEKNQKNIKKDSNKDFSKSDTKNSFSSDSGISIISDKLATFGVNSEETLGNRNTTASFKFRNQPFKKTRTQESVTNMDLKEFIVGPWK